A genome region from Parafrankia irregularis includes the following:
- a CDS encoding anthranilate synthase family protein: MPLLHDLLAALAAGRDPGPFALIRREGADHLDVLTGTVETVTHIADIDLPPAPAGPQVLALVPYRQLAERGFTCVDDGTPLECLRIGGSEQVALPAALHALSGLPERDVVCAGGGFDIDDDEYARTVAAVLRDEIGQGEGSNFVIHRTYTASIAGPPLAAALAVLHRLLVGERGTYWTFVVHTGTRVLVGATPERHVSVSDGLVMMNPISGTHRLPATGPDRDALLSFLADRKEIDELHMVLDEELKMMARVAEAGGQVLGPYLKEMANLVHTEYLLVGRGHLDVRDVLRETMFAPTVTGSPLENAARVIARHERRGRRYYAGVLALFGRDDAGCQTLDAPILIRTAEISPTGELRVPVGATLVRHSTPAGETAETHTKAAGILAALGVRPQPQPRRSGLPGSAVPPSPAVLSPAAPSFEAPSFEAPSLADDPLIVTALAARTERLARFWLRDRGTGARTRSALDGRSALIADGEDAFSGMLAHQLRGLGLAVTVRGWDEVGDTKGFDLLVAGPGPGDPTVRDDRRMTTLRSLVTAALDRRQPLLAVCLGHQILADLLGLRLRRWEQTCQGLTREIDVFGQRRRVGFYSTFTAVAAHSQLATPYGTVELDRDTDEHPDGPGAAVHALRGPGFAGLQFHPESVLSEDGFDLLREVLGELLPATAAHATAPAPALP; the protein is encoded by the coding sequence ATGCCCCTGCTCCACGATCTGCTCGCGGCACTCGCCGCCGGCCGCGATCCCGGCCCGTTCGCGTTGATCCGCCGCGAAGGCGCCGACCACCTGGACGTGCTCACCGGAACGGTCGAGACCGTCACCCACATCGCCGACATCGACCTGCCACCGGCCCCGGCCGGGCCGCAGGTACTGGCCCTCGTCCCCTACCGGCAGCTCGCCGAACGGGGCTTCACCTGCGTCGACGACGGCACCCCGCTGGAATGCCTGCGCATCGGCGGCTCCGAACAGGTCGCCCTGCCAGCCGCCCTGCATGCCCTGAGCGGCCTGCCCGAGCGGGACGTCGTCTGCGCGGGCGGCGGATTCGACATCGACGACGACGAGTACGCGCGCACGGTCGCGGCGGTGCTGCGCGACGAGATCGGGCAGGGCGAGGGCTCCAACTTCGTCATCCACCGCACCTACACCGCCTCCATCGCCGGCCCGCCGCTGGCCGCGGCGCTCGCGGTGCTGCACCGGCTGCTCGTCGGCGAACGGGGCACCTACTGGACGTTCGTCGTCCACACCGGAACCCGGGTGCTGGTCGGGGCCACCCCCGAACGCCACGTCAGCGTGTCGGACGGACTCGTCATGATGAACCCGATCTCCGGAACCCACCGGCTGCCCGCCACCGGCCCCGACCGGGACGCGCTGCTGAGCTTCCTGGCCGACCGCAAGGAGATCGACGAGCTGCACATGGTCCTCGACGAGGAGCTGAAGATGATGGCCCGGGTCGCCGAGGCCGGCGGTCAGGTGCTGGGGCCGTATCTGAAGGAGATGGCGAACCTCGTCCACACCGAGTACCTGCTGGTCGGCCGGGGCCACCTCGACGTGCGCGACGTCCTGCGGGAGACGATGTTCGCGCCGACGGTCACCGGCAGTCCGCTGGAGAACGCGGCCCGGGTGATCGCCCGGCACGAGCGGCGTGGCCGCAGGTACTACGCGGGTGTGCTGGCCCTGTTCGGCCGGGACGACGCCGGCTGCCAGACCCTCGACGCGCCGATCCTGATCCGCACCGCGGAGATCTCACCCACCGGTGAACTGCGGGTGCCGGTCGGCGCCACCCTGGTCCGTCACTCCACTCCCGCCGGCGAGACCGCGGAGACGCACACCAAGGCAGCCGGGATACTCGCGGCCCTCGGCGTACGTCCCCAGCCCCAGCCACGGCGCTCGGGGCTGCCCGGTTCCGCGGTGCCGCCGTCGCCGGCAGTGTTGTCGCCCGCGGCACCGTCGTTCGAGGCGCCGTCGTTCGAGGCGCCGTCGCTCGCGGACGATCCGCTGATCGTGACCGCGCTCGCGGCCCGCACCGAGCGGCTGGCCCGCTTCTGGCTGCGTGACCGTGGCACCGGCGCGCGCACCCGGTCCGCGCTCGACGGCCGATCGGCGCTGATCGCCGACGGCGAGGACGCGTTCAGCGGCATGCTCGCGCACCAGCTGCGCGGCCTCGGCCTGGCGGTGACGGTGCGCGGCTGGGACGAGGTCGGGGACACCAAGGGCTTCGACCTGCTGGTCGCGGGCCCCGGCCCCGGTGACCCGACCGTGCGCGACGACCGGCGCATGACGACGCTGCGTTCGCTCGTCACCGCGGCGCTGGACCGCCGCCAGCCACTGCTCGCCGTCTGCCTGGGACACCAGATCCTCGCCGACCTGCTCGGGCTGCGCCTGCGCCGGTGGGAGCAGACCTGCCAGGGGCTGACCCGGGAGATCGACGTCTTCGGGCAGCGGCGCCGGGTCGGCTTCTACTCGACGTTCACCGCCGTCGCCGCGCACAGCCAGCTCGCCACCCCGTACGGCACCGTCGAACTCGACCGGGACACCGACGAACATCCCGACGGGCCCGGCGCCGCGGTCCA
- a CDS encoding FecCD family ABC transporter permease, translating to MAVEAVAAGTAGTAGTARVRPDVRGLGLVVAVLALGGAVVLSLTVGARHIDLGTVWSALGHDDGSEDAYIVRELRLPRTILGVGVGMALGLAGALMQALTRNPLADPGLLGVDMGAAMAVVVAIALLGITSPTGYVWFALGGAAATSTLVYLLGSLGRVTSPDRMVLAGAAVSAALSAFVGSILIIDGQTFDRWRFWVVGSLAGRGLDLVWQLGPFILVGVVLAVGLGRGLNALALGEDAGRALGVRAGSVRLRGALAVTLLCGGATAIAGPIGFVGLAVPHMARLITGPDNRWVMPYSAVLAPLLVLLADVTGRVLVAPGELEVGIVTAFLGAPVFVFLCRRRMVAL from the coding sequence ATGGCAGTTGAGGCGGTGGCTGCCGGGACAGCCGGGACAGCCGGGACGGCCCGGGTCCGCCCGGATGTGCGTGGCCTCGGGCTGGTCGTGGCCGTGCTGGCGTTGGGTGGGGCGGTCGTGCTCAGCCTCACCGTCGGGGCCCGGCACATCGACCTGGGCACCGTCTGGAGCGCGCTGGGCCACGACGACGGCAGCGAGGACGCCTACATCGTGCGGGAGCTGCGGCTGCCCCGCACGATCCTCGGTGTCGGCGTCGGGATGGCGCTGGGGCTCGCCGGCGCGCTCATGCAGGCGCTGACCCGCAACCCGCTGGCCGACCCGGGCCTGCTCGGCGTGGACATGGGCGCCGCGATGGCCGTGGTCGTCGCGATCGCCCTGCTGGGGATCACCTCGCCCACCGGGTACGTCTGGTTCGCCCTCGGTGGCGCGGCGGCGACGTCCACGCTGGTCTACCTGCTGGGCTCACTGGGCCGGGTGACCTCGCCGGACCGGATGGTGCTGGCCGGCGCGGCGGTCAGCGCCGCGCTGAGCGCCTTCGTCGGGTCGATCCTGATCATCGACGGGCAGACGTTCGACCGCTGGCGCTTCTGGGTGGTCGGGTCGCTCGCCGGCCGCGGGCTGGACCTGGTGTGGCAGCTCGGGCCGTTCATCCTGGTGGGGGTGGTGCTCGCGGTCGGGCTGGGCCGAGGTCTGAACGCGCTCGCGCTGGGCGAGGACGCCGGCCGGGCGCTCGGGGTCCGGGCCGGCAGCGTCCGCCTGCGGGGCGCGCTCGCGGTGACGCTGCTGTGCGGCGGCGCGACGGCGATCGCCGGGCCGATCGGCTTCGTCGGGCTCGCCGTGCCGCACATGGCCCGGTTGATCACCGGGCCGGACAACCGGTGGGTGATGCCCTACTCCGCCGTCCTCGCCCCGCTGCTCGTGCTGCTCGCCGATGTGACCGGCCGGGTGCTGGTCGCTCCGGGCGAGCTCGAGGTAGGGATCGTCACGGCGTTCCTCGGCGCCCCGGTGTTCGTCTTCCTGTGCCGCCGCCGGATGGTGGCCCTGTGA
- a CDS encoding BlaI/MecI/CopY family transcriptional regulator, translating to MTMMMAGDRRPPGDLERTVMETLRSAARPLTPREVQNLLGGDLAYTTVLTILTRLYDKGLLDRQRVGRAHAYSPVTDEAGMTVRRLHQVLDEAPGREIVLARFLGSLSRRDGQLVREMLRELDARQAPDEGD from the coding sequence ATGACCATGATGATGGCCGGCGACCGGCGCCCCCCGGGCGACCTGGAGCGCACCGTCATGGAGACCCTCCGCTCGGCCGCCCGGCCGCTGACACCACGTGAGGTGCAGAACCTGCTCGGCGGTGATCTCGCCTACACGACAGTGCTCACCATCCTCACCCGGCTGTACGACAAGGGCCTGCTGGATCGGCAGCGGGTGGGCCGTGCGCACGCCTACAGCCCCGTCACCGACGAGGCCGGCATGACCGTCCGGCGGCTCCACCAGGTGCTGGACGAGGCACCGGGCCGGGAGATCGTGCTGGCCCGGTTCCTCGGTTCGCTCTCCCGTCGGGACGGCCAGCTCGTGCGGGAGATGCTTCGCGAGCTCGACGCCCGTCAGGCACCCGACGAGGGCGACTGA
- a CDS encoding FecCD family ABC transporter permease has product MTGPVAAPAVHPAGSQVPGRVLRILDGRVSARVRPRTVVVGAVLTALLLLVSLCLLLTGDYPASPAQVVRTVFGDGPRGLETVVHRFRMPRLLVAIGVGAALAVSGGIFQSLARNPLGSPDVIGFTTCSATGALLVILVFPDSPVGVPAGALLGGLVAALVVYALAYRRGVQGNRLILVGLGVSAVAESANSFLLSRAALEDAQDAQRWLVGSVNGRGWDYVGPLWAALAVLLPIALLLSRQLAVMELGDDLALSLGIGVERVRLCLVVCGVALTAVATAAAGPIAFVALAAPQITRRLVGTGAPVFLPAALMGALIVTSADLAGQRLLHPIQMPVGLSTGAIGGVYLIWLLSRELRLGGRA; this is encoded by the coding sequence GTGACCGGGCCGGTGGCGGCGCCGGCCGTCCACCCGGCCGGGTCACAGGTCCCGGGGCGGGTGCTGCGGATCCTGGACGGGCGGGTCTCGGCCCGGGTGCGCCCACGGACGGTGGTCGTCGGGGCCGTGCTGACCGCCCTGTTGCTCCTGGTGTCCCTGTGTCTGCTGCTGACCGGCGACTACCCGGCGTCACCCGCCCAGGTCGTCCGCACGGTGTTCGGTGACGGCCCACGAGGGCTGGAGACCGTCGTGCACCGATTCCGGATGCCCCGGCTGCTGGTCGCGATCGGAGTGGGCGCGGCCCTCGCGGTGTCCGGCGGGATCTTCCAGAGCCTGGCCCGCAACCCGCTGGGCAGCCCCGACGTCATCGGGTTCACCACCTGCTCGGCGACCGGTGCGCTTCTGGTCATCCTGGTCTTCCCGGACAGCCCGGTCGGCGTCCCGGCCGGGGCCCTGCTCGGCGGGCTGGTCGCGGCGCTGGTGGTGTACGCGCTCGCCTACCGTCGCGGCGTGCAGGGAAACCGGCTGATCCTGGTCGGCCTCGGGGTGTCGGCAGTCGCGGAGTCCGCCAACTCGTTCCTGCTCAGCCGGGCCGCGCTCGAGGACGCCCAGGACGCCCAGCGCTGGCTGGTGGGCAGCGTGAACGGCCGCGGCTGGGACTACGTCGGGCCGCTGTGGGCCGCGCTCGCCGTCCTGCTTCCGATCGCGCTGCTGCTCTCCCGGCAGCTCGCCGTCATGGAGCTGGGCGACGACCTGGCGCTCTCGCTGGGCATCGGGGTCGAGCGGGTGCGGCTCTGCCTGGTCGTGTGCGGGGTGGCGCTGACAGCCGTCGCCACCGCCGCGGCCGGCCCGATCGCCTTCGTCGCGCTGGCCGCGCCACAGATCACCCGCCGGCTGGTGGGCACCGGGGCGCCGGTGTTCCTGCCGGCCGCCCTCATGGGCGCGCTCATCGTGACGAGTGCCGACCTCGCCGGGCAGCGGCTGCTCCACCCGATCCAGATGCCGGTCGGGCTCAGCACCGGCGCGATCGGCGGGGTCTACCTGATCTGGCTGCTCAGCCGCGAGCTGCGGTTGGGCGGCCGGGCCTAA